GTGGCATCAAGTGAGAGCACAAAGGCAGGGGAGACGGTTAAGATCAGTGAAAGCGAAAGTGCAAAGTCAGATGAAAGCACAAAAGCTGGTGAGACAACAAAGGCTGACGACAGCAAGGCAAGTTCAACCGTAAGTACAGATGGAGGACACAATGCAGTTGGACCAGCAGAGAGCTCAGGAGCAAAGGCGGGTGCAGAGACAACACCGGCCGATAAGGCACCAGATCCAAATGCAGCAAAGCAAACCGTCATTGCCATTTATGTGCCAAGTGATAAGGGATTAAAGCAGAAGATGGATAGTGTGGAAGCATTGGATGCAGAGCATTTGAATGCAAAGATGGTTGAGCAGGGCGTACTGGCAGGTACCACCGCTGTGAAGTCATTTACAATGGATGGCAAGAAGGGAACATTGGAGCTTTCAGAATTAGATACTTCTAAGGAGGCAACGGTGGCATCCGTTATTGATACCTATATCGAAAACTTTGATTTGGAAACCTTGACCATAAAGGCCAATGGAAAAGATGTTGTGACAGATGCCGCATTTAGAAATACAAAGACATTGAAGTAAAAAGAAATGCCCGCCTTGCAGGAGGTGGGTGTTTTTTGCTAATGGGGAAGGAAATACAAGATGAGCACAAAAATAAAAAAGCCATATTATATTACAACAGCGATTGCGTACGCATCGGGAAAGCCACATATTGGAAATACATATGAAATTATCCTTACGGATGCCATTGCAAGATTTCGCCGTGCACAGGGGTATGATGTGTTTTTTCAGACAGGGACGGATGAGCATGGACAAAAAATTGAGTTAAAGGCCGAGGCGGCAGGAATCACGCCAAAGGAACATGTCGATAAGGTTGCCGGGGAGATTAAAGAAATTTGGGATTTGATGAACACTTCCTATGATAAATTTATTCGAACAACCGATGAATATCATGAAAAGCAGGTGCAAAAGATTTTTAGAAAGCTTTACGACCAAGGGGATATTTATAAGGGAGCTTATGAGGGAATGTATTGTACAGCCTGCGAGTCCTTTTTTACAGAGAGTCAGCTTGTGGATGGCAAATGTCCAGATTGTGGGGGACCAGTGCACCCTGCAAAGGAAGAGGCATATTTCTTTAAGATGAGTAAGTATGCAGATCGCCTGATTGACTATATCAATGAACATCCAGAATTTATTCAACCAGTTTCCAGAAAAAATGAGATGATGAATAATTTCCTATTGCCAGGATTACAAGATCTTTGTGTGTCGAGAACTAGCTTTAGTTGGGGCATTCCTGTGGACTTTGACCCAAAACATGTGGTCTATGTGTGGCTCGATGCCTTAGTTAACTATATCACAGGCATTGGCTATGATTGTGATGGTCATTCGAGTGAGCAATTTCATAAGTATTGGCCGGCAGAGTTGCATCTTGTGGGCAAGGACATTATTCGCTTCCATACGATTTATTGGCCAATCTTTTTGATGGCCTTGGATTTGCCACTGCCAAAGCAGGTATTTGGCCATCCGTGGCTATTGCAGGGCGATGGAAAGATGAGTAAATCAAAGGGTAATGTTATCTATGCTGACACATTGGTTGATTTCTTTGGTGTGGATGCTGTGCGCTACTTTGTTCTTCACGAAATGCCATTTGACAATGATGGTGTGATTAGTTGGGAATTGATGGTGGAACGCTTTAACTCTGACCTTGCCAACATTCTTGGAAATTTGGTCAGTCGTACAGTATCGATGACCAATAAATACTTTGATGGTGTGCTGGTCAATGCGAAGGTTGAAGGTGAAGAGGGCTTTGATCAAGATTTAAAGGAGACCGTACTTTGTGCAGTGAATGCGACACAAAAGAAGATGGAAAAACTTCGTGTTGCCGATGCCATCACAGAGATTTGGAATATCTTTAAGCGTTGCAATAAGTATATTGATGAAACTTGCCCTTGGATTTTGGCAAAGGATGAGGAAAAGAAGGGACGCTTGCAGACCGTTCTTTATCATCTTTCGGAGGCCATTGTGATTGGAACTTCCTTGCTTGAGAGTTTTATGCCAGAGACAGCAGAAAAAATACTTGAGCAATTGGGAACAGATAAGAGAGCATTTGAAGATATGGATAAATTTGGTCTACTTTGTGATGGAACAAAAGTTGTGGAAAAGCCAGAGATTTTATTTGCAAGGTTGGATTTACAAGAAGTGCTAGATAAGGTTGCCAAGATAATGCCAAAGCCAAAGAAGGAAGAAGTGGTAGGAATGGATGTCGAAGCCAAGGAAAAGATTAGCTTTGATGACTTTATGAAATTGCAAATTCAGCTTGGAAAGATTATCGAATGTGAAGCGGTACCAAAGTCAAAGAAGTTGTTGTGCTCAAAGGTACAGATTGGCAGCCAAATTCGTCAGATTGTCAGTGGAATTAAAAATTGGTATACGCCAGAGGAAATGGTTGGAAAGACCGTGACAGTTTTAGTGAATCTTGAACCAAAAAAGATCGCTGGTGTGATGAGTGAAGGTATGATTTTGTGTGCAGAGGACAATGAGGGAAATCTCTCTCTTGTGACATCAGAAAAAACATTAAAGCCAGGTGCAGAGATTCGATAATGGAGAAATTGATTAAAAATGGCTTAAGTTCAGCACAATTAAAGTATATTGCCGTACTTTCTATGCTCATTGATCATATTGCAGTGGTGCTACTCAACCCTGTGAGTATTACCTACTGGGTCAGCCGATTTATTGGGCGATTGGCATTTCCAATCTTTGTATTTTTGATGGTGGAGGGATTTAGAAAAACTTCCAATCGCCTCAATTATATTAAGAGAATATTTATCTTTGCAATTATTTCAGAAGTTCCATTTGATTTGGCATTTTTTAGGTTGTTTGATTTTACCCATCAAAATGTACTCTTTAATCTTGGCATTGGGGCAGTGATGCTCTTTATAATTGAAAAGTACAAAAAGAAACCGTATGTCAAGTATGTCGCTCTTATTGTGGCTGCAGTTGTGGCTTGGGCAACAAGGACGGACTATGGATATATTGGCATTTTATTGGCGGCAGTCTTTTACTATATTCGACAGCCAATGCAACAGGTTGTGTGTGGCAGCATTGTTTTATTGTCAGAGCCACCAGCAATTCTTGCCTTTGGACCGATACTTTTATACAATGGGAAGAGAGGAAGACAATTAAAGTATTTCTTTTACATCTTTTATCCATTGCACCTGCTCATCCTCTATGGATTGGCGAGATTAATATTTTTTGGAGTACATTAGAAAATAATGAGTAGAGAATGGATGATTGATACCCATGCCCATTACGATGATGAGGCATTTGATGGGGACAGAGAAGTCTTAATAGAGAGTCTTAACAAAAACAGAATTATGCGAGTGGTCAATATTGGGGCAAGTATAAAGACTAGCCAAAATTCAATTGCACTGGCAAAAAAGTATCCACATATCTATGCGGCCGTTGGGGTTCATCCCTCAGAGACAGAGGAGCTAGATGAGGAAAAGTTTGAGCAACTTTCTCATCTTGCCGATGAAGAAAAGGTTGTTGCGATTGGAGAAATTGGACTTGATTACTACTGGCCCGAGCCATCAAAAGAGATTCAAAAGAAGTGGTTTGAATGTCAAATGGAATTGGCAAGGGAGAAAAAATTGCCAATCGTAATTCACTCAAGGGATGCGGCAAAGGACACACTCGATATGATGGTGGCAAAAAGAGCGGGAGAAATTGGTGGCGTGGTGCATTGCTATTCCTATGGTGTGGAACTTGCCAGGGAGTACCTAAAGATGGGATTTTTCTTTGGCATTGGCGGTGTATCTACATTCAAAAATGCAAAAAAACTCAAGGAAGTCATTGCATATTTGCCAATGGAATCTATCGTGCTGGAGACAGATGCACCTTACTTGTCTCCCGTACCCAATCGAGGAAAGAGAAATTCCTCACTCAATATTCCCTACATTGTGGAAGAGATTGCAAGAATTAAGGGAATACAAGCAGAAGAAGTGGTGCAAAGAACATTTGAAAACGCACATAGACTCTATCCAAAGTTGGGATAGAGAGAAGGGAAGAAAATGGCAATACTGGGAAATCCAGCAAGGACAAGAGAAATCATTCAAAAATATGGTTTTCATTTTCAGAAGAAGTTTGGTCAAAACTTTTTGATCGATGCACATATTTTGGAAAAAATTGTGGACAGTGCAGAAGTTGGGGAAGAGGATTGTGTATTGGAGATTGGACCAGGAATTGGAACAATGACACAATATCTGTGTGAGCGAGCAAGAAAAGTGATTGTGGTAGAAATTGATAAGAATTTAATTCCAATTTTGGAGGAGACACTGGGTGATTATCAAAATGTAGAGATAATCAATGCAGATATTCTCAAAGTGGATATTCAAAAGATTGTGGATGAGCACAATGGTGGAAAACCAATAAAAGTGGTTGCCAATCTTCCCTACTATATCACCACGCCAATCATTATGGGATTATTTGAAAGCCATGTTCCTATTGCAAGTATTACGGTTATGGTACAAAAGGAAGTCGCTGACCGCATGCAGGTTGGTCCGGGAACAAAGGACTATGGTGCACTTTCTCTGGCTGTGCAGTACTACGCAAAGCCAGAGGTTGTTGCCATTGTTCCACCAGAATGCTTTATTCCAAGACCAAATGTATCCTCGTCAGTGATTCGATTGACAAGACATATTCATCCTCCTGTCGAAGTAGAGGACGAGGAGTTGATGTTTCGCATTATTCGAGCTTCATTTAACCAAAGAAGAAAGACTTTGCAAAATGGTCTCAACAATGCACCAGACCTTCATTTTAGCAAGGAAAAAATTGCACAGGCGATTGCTAGCCTTCAAGTAAGTCCAAGTATTCGAGGAGAGGCATTGGAACTTTTCCAATTTGCCAAGCTTTCAAATTATTTCAGTGCAAAATAAAAGGACCTCCCTACATCTATGCGGATTGATATGTACCCTCTTTACTGGACACCCAGTAAGGAGGGTACATATCAGATGTGGGAAGGTCTTTTTTATTAAAAGAAATTTGCATAAATAGTTGAACCGAGCACAGTCAATAGACCAGCAACGGCGATGGAGAGTGAACTCATGGCACCCTCAGTTTCACCGATTTCGAGGGCCTTGGATGTACCAATGGCGTGAGCAGAAGTACCAAGAGCAATACCCTTTGCGATTGGATCGGTGATCCGAAATAGTTTTAAAATCACATCGGCAATCACATTTCCGAGAACACCCGTAATAATGATGACAGAAGCAGTGATGGTATCGGAGCCACCAAGTGATTTTGATACATCCATACCAATGGCTGTAGTGATGGACTTAGGTAAAAGTGTCACATAATTTTCATGTGAAAGCTTAAAGATTAAGCAGAAGATGAGTACGCAAGTTAAACTTGTGAGTACACCTGCAATAATTCCCGCAATAATCGCAGCAAAATTATCTTTTAGTAGCTGTAATTTCTCATAGAGAGGAACAGCTAGACAGACAGTAGCGGGAGTTAAAAGAAAACTAATATACTTTGAACTCTCCTTAAATTGGGAATAGTCAATGCGAAGCCCAATCAAAAGAAGAATGACTAGGGCAATGGAAATTAACAGGGGATTGCATACCGCCCATCCTGTCTTTTTACGAATTTGCACGCCAATTTGATAGGTAATTAGGCAGATGCCCACACCAAAAAATGCAGATTGTCCAAGGAATGTAGACATATTATTTTGCCTCCTTATTTTTTATAAATTTTCGAACAAATTGTGTGACCCGTCCAGACACACCCATAACAACAATGGTAGAAACCACAGTGATAATCGCAAATGGAATGACGACAGGTCGCAAATCTGGCCAAACCACAATGAGCCCAGCAGCCGCAGGAATAAACATAATTGGCATAATATCAATTAAAAGCAGTGCTGCCATTTTAATTTGATTGAGCCGCAGTGCTCCTGTCTGTAGCGCAATGAGCACAATGACAAGTCCATAGATGCTTGCAGGAACAGGCAGAGGAACAATGGAATGAAGTGCTTCGCCAATAAAACTGATGGCGAGAATAATCATAAATTGCTTGATGAATCTCATAAAATCTTCCCCTTTTCTTAATTTAAGCTGTGTATCATTTTAGCATAAATTAGAGGGTGTGATGAAAGGAATTGAAAATAATTAGAAATTTGGCTGATTTGTTAATAAAAACAGAAAATAGTTAGGCAAAGTTGTGTAAAAATAAGTGTTGTGATATGCTATGATGAAGAAAAAGGAGGATGTAATGAAGGATAGAGTTTATGTATTTATGGCAAATGGGACGGAAGAAATAGAATGTCTCACTGTAGTTGATATTTTGCGACGGGCAGGAGTCGATACAATTCTCGTATCAATGAGAAAAGAAAGAAGCGTTGAAGGGGCACATGGCATTTGTGTGGAAGCAGATATTTGTTTTGATGAGAGCGACTATTCAGGAGCAAAAATGTTGGTGCTTCCTGGGGGACTTCCAGGGGTAGACCATCTCTTTGCCCATCAGGGGCTCAAGACCTTGTTAAAGGACTTTGCAGATAAAGGTGGAGATATTGCGGCCATTTGTGCAGCACCGAGTATTCTTGGAAAGATGGGCATTTTAAACGGAAAGAGGGCAACTTGTTACCCAGGTTTTGAGGAAAGCTTTGGCACAGGAAAATATACTGGCGAAGCAGTGACTGTGGATGGAAATATTATCACAGGAAGAGGAATGGGCTGTGCAGTTGATTTTTCCCTTGCACTTGTAAAGAAACTTGTTGGAGATGAGATTGCAAGAGAGATTAAAGTTGGCATTCAACATCCTGATACATTGAAGTAGAAAAAGAAAGAGAAATTTGGAGGAATAGAATATGGCATGGTATGAGAACTCAGTTTTCTATCATATTTATCCGTTGGGGCTTTGTGATGCTCCAAAAAAGAATGATTATCAAGTTACGGAGCATCGCTTGAAGAAGGCTTTACCATGGATTTTACATGTAAAGGAAATTGGTTGTAATGCGATTTACATTGGTCCATTGTTTTCTTCAGTGGGACATGGCTATGAGACAACAGATTATAAAAAGTTAGATGAGCGCTTAGGAACAAATGAGGATTTAAAAGAATTTGTTTTGGAATGCCATAAGAATAAGATTCATGTTATTTTTGATGGGGTGTTTAATCATGTGGGAAGGGATTTCTTTGCCTTTCAAGACTTATTAAAGAATAGAGAGAATTCACCATATCGAGATTGGTTTTGCAATGTCAATTTTTATGGAAACAATGAGTACAATGATGGCTTTTCTTATGACAACTGGGGCGGTTATAACTTACTTGTCAAATTAAATCATCAAAATCCAAAGGTGAGAGAGTATATGATTGATGCTGTTGACTATTGGATTAAGGAATTTGATGTCGATGGAATTCGATTAGATGCCGCTGATGTCCTTGACTTTACCTTTATGCAGGACTTGAGAAGATTTACAGATCAGGCCAAGCCAGAGTTTTGGTTGATGGGTGAGGTGATTCATGGAGACTACACAAGATGGGTTAACCAAGAAGTTCTTCATTCAGTGACGAATTATCAATTGCACAAGGCCCTCTATTCGGGACACAATGATCACAATTACTTTGAGATTGCACATACCATTCGCCGCTTTGTAGAACTTGGAAGAGAGCGTGCCAATGTATTTTATAATTTTGTGGATAATCATGATGTGGAGCGCATACAGACAAAATTGGTACACAAGCAACATTTTCATCCTGTGCACACATTGCTCTTTACTTTGCCAGGAATTCCATCCATTTACTATGGATCAGAATTTGCCATTGAGGGAAAGAAGGAAAAGTTTTCAGATGATAGTCTTCGACCAGCACTCCACATTGAGGACTACAAGGGTGCCCTAAAGACAAATCCAGCCACAGCTTTAATTTGTATTTTGGCCAATGCCCATCAACAGGTGAAGGCACTCTATGCGGGGGACTACAAGGAATTGATGCTCACCAACCGCCAATATGCCTTTGCAAGACATTTCGAGGATAGCACAGCAATTATTGCTGTCAATTGTGATGATCATGAGGCCAATTTCTCACTTTCTGCACAGGCAGGTAAAGAATATACCGATGTCATTTCGGGTAGAAAAGTGACTTGTGATGGTCAACTTAAATTTTCTTTGGGTGCGAATAGTTCTGCAGTATGGGTTATGGATAGCGAAGTTCCATTGGTAGAGAGAATCAATGAGACGGTAGCTAATACAGTTGAGATCGAGCCAGATACTACGCCAGAGCCAAAAATCAAAGTGGAAAACTCAGAGATTACAGAGCCAGAGGTTGAAGTCTGTGTGTCAGAGAAGATGGTCGCAGAGGATCAGATTGTTGAGCCAGAAGTTGTCGAGCCAGAAGTAGAAGAGGGAGATATCACTGAGGAAAGTAAAGAAATAAAATCTTCTCCAGTAGAAATTCCAAAAAATCTTTCCTATGAAGAGATGAGTGTCGAGCAATTGCAACAGTGCATTTTGGAGAAAATGGCAGCCAATGGACCAGTGACTGAGCAGATGAAAAAGGAAGTCAAGGACAATGTCTACCACAATTCATTGCTCAATTGGGTAAAGAGTTTCCGTTAACTTTTTATAATATAACAGCCAGAAAACCCATGGTCTTTAGACCGTGGGATGAATGGCGTTAGGTTTACAACATATATATTTTACTTAAATACTATCATTTAAAATATATGCTATAATGCATATATAGGAAATCCTATTTCCGAGTCTATGAAAGGAGAAAATTGTATGTATCTTACTGTAAAACAACAAGTGAAACATCTGTCCAAGGAAGATTACATCACAATCAGGGAACTTTGTCATACGGCTAAGAATCTTGCTAATGAGGCAATCTATAATGTGCGTCAACATTATTTTACAGAAGGTGAATTTCTCAAGTATGAGAAGAATTACACTCTTTTAAAGAATAGTCCTAATTATAAGGCCTTAAATTCCAATATGGCACAGCAGATACTGAAAGAGGTTGATGGCTCGTTTCAGTCATTTTTTGGTCTGCTTAAACTTGTCAAGCAGGGAAAATATGCTTTTATGGATTGTAAACTGCCACATTATCTTCCAAAAGATGGATACACAACACTGATCATTGGTTTTGTAAGACTTAAGGGTAATCAGCTGATACTTCCGTTTTCCAATAGTTTTAAGAAAACGCATAAGTCTGTTGAAATTACGATACCACCCATACTTCTTGATAAGACGATAAAAGAGATACGCATGATACCGAAAGCGAATGCAAGGTTCTTTGAAATCCAGTATATATATGAAGCTGAATGTATTCAAAGAAATCTAAACACAAACAACGCACTTGCACTTGACCTAGGTATCAACAATCTCGTAACAGCCGTATCAAATAGTGGTCAATCGTTCATTATTGACGGGAAAAGACTGAAATCGATCAATCAGTGGTTCAATAAAGAAAATGCCCGTTTGCAATCGATAAAAGATAAACAGCATTTTAGTAGAAAGCCTACAAATAGACAAAAAGCAGTTGCTCGTAATCGCAACAATAAGGTGAACGACTATATGAATAAAACTGCTCGTAGGGTGATAGATTATTGTATCATCAATAATATAGGTACGCTTGTTGTTGGTTACAATGAGACTTTTCAACATAACAGTCATATTGGAAAGCAAAACAATCAAAATTTTGTAAATATCCCTTATGGACAGTTGCGTAACAAATTGGAATATCTTTGCAAACGAAATGACATTGTTTTTGTAAAACAGGAAGAATCCTATACATCGAAATCATCTTTTTGGGATAGAGACGATCTCCCTGTTTACAATGCCGATAATCCAAAAGAGTATCCGTTTAGTGGCAGAAGATTACATCGTGGTCTATACAAAACGGCAAGTGGTAAAACAATCAATGCAGATGTTAACGGAGCATTAAATATCATGCGTAAAAGTAGTGTTGTGGATATGAATATCCTATACAGTAGAGGCGAAGTGGACACGCCGATAAGAATAAGGATTGCCTAATTACTTAGGTGGAAACTTAAATATCAAACTTCTTAAATAGAGCTGTTAGGCTCTTAGAAGCCCATTACCTTTAGGTGATGGGTAGTTCACTTATCTACTTGGCAGAAAAAATTTGTTTCTATCAGAAAAAGACTTGTTTCTAGTAAAGAGAGGTTCCTCATGTTAGACTAATATCAATAAAAAGATAACAAAGTGTGGAGTGCAATGCCAGAGTGAAGAAATTTGAAGATGGTAAGTTATATGTTGATCTCAAAAATACAGATGGCAAGGAAGAAGAAAAGATAATCTCAACAGATAGTGTTGTGTTATGTGTCGGATATGCCAGTGAAAATGGCTTGTATGATGAACTCAAGTATGATGTTTCGAATTTATATAAAATTGGTGATGCAGAAAAGGTTTCCAATATTATGTATGCGATTTGGGATGCATTTGAGGTGGCCAATATATAGAATAAGATTAATTTGATATGGATAGCGAGGTGGATGTCCCGCCTCGTTATTTTTTTGCTTCTATTAAATTTTGTAGAACTCACAATTAGGGAATAAAAATCATAAAAAGAAGCTGCCGCTTCACGATTGATCAAGCGTTAAAGCGACAGCTCCCCATTTACTTCAAATGCTGTTTTTTAGAATAAAAATAGGCAACAATCGGCAGTACAACATAACCGATAAGCATTGCAATAATGGCGTACCAGTTCAGGCTCTCTGTGCCATTGGCGTTGCTCAAAGAAAACTGACCCTTCCAGTTAAACTTATAGAGAAGGATAAGGGTGAGCACCACAGAAAGTGCGGGAAAAATAACATCGGTGATGACATTTTTTTGGGCATCGATAATGTCTTCTTTTTGTTTTCCCAAGAAGAAGACAATGACACTGAGTGGCACAATAATAAATTGTGCAAATCGTGCAATAGAGCTAATAATCATAATTCCTTGCATATCATAGCGAAAGGACATTGGAATGATAATAGCAAGTGCCGCTGTGAGGATAAACGCATTTAGAGGAATATCTTTACTATTGCGCTTTGCAAATATTGAAGGCATGATGCCATCTTTTGCCATGGCCTCACAAACTCTAGGTGTATGAAAGGAGGCTGCTACATTGATACCAAACATAGAAACAAGTGCACCGAGGACAATAATTCCCTTAATGAGTCGGTTGTGAAATACGGCTGCAAGGACAACCACATCTTTTGAAGTGACCAGTGCCACAGGATTAATCATCATAGCAACAAAGACAATGCCAAAGTAGATGGCAGCAATGATGCCAATGGCCAGAGGGATTGCTCTTGGTAAATTTTTTTCTGGATTTTCCATATCACTTGCACCAGAGGCCACACTCTCAAATCCTGTAAATGCGTAAAAGGCAGAAATAACAGCAGTGACAAATATTGTCGAATTCATTTTGGAAATAAATGCCTTGCCAGAGGCATCGGTGAGAGCATCAATTTCGTGCATATGATTTTGACCAGTAGTGACAATAATGATAAAACCAGCAATAATCGTGATCCCCAGTGCAGCCATTTTTCCAATGGTGGAGAGATTGCTAATGATTGTCAAGAAGGCAGTGCCCTTTAAATTAATAAAAAGTAAAATGAGCATCAAAACCAAAAAGCCTATGGTGACTTGGATAGAATCTTTGTCATTCAGTCCGAGAATAGAGAGGACATTTTTAACCACACCGGTTGCCATTACACCCCAGGCAATTCCTGAGGAGACAAAGCGAGTTACACCAATAAATAGACCAGCATTGTCACCAAAGGCTGCCTTGGTGTAGGAGTAGGCAGCACCATTTCTGACAACATATTTGCTGGCTGCAGCAAAGGTGACAGCTAAGACAGCAGCAAATATGGCAGCACAGATGTAGATAAATGGTGCAAAACTTCCAGCTTGCTTACTCACACCGCCGGGAGAAAGAAAAATTCCTGTTCCAATAATGGAATTGATGGTCAAAAATACAATGGACCAAAAGGTCATTTTTTTTGTTGAATTATTCATCTTTTTTCCCTCCAGCGGTGACAATGAGAGCAGAAAAGATCAGATTCATTTTGGCTACGCTTTTGTGAAGCATTTCAGGATGCCATTGAATAGCTATCAGAAATGGATAATCTCTGTGTTCAATGGCTTCAATGATGCCATCACTTGTCCTTGCAGTTACAGCTAAACCTTTGCCGACTTCTTTTACTGCTTGATGGTGGAATGAATTTGTTAGTAGTTTCTCTTCTTTAAAAATCTCAAATAGTTTTGAATTTCTTTCAATCGTTACGGTGTGTGTTGGAAGCTGAGGATTCTTTGCCTGATTGTGCATAATTACCTTGTTTTCAAAATCACTTAAATCTTGATAGAGTGACCCACCAAAGTAAGTGTTAATGATTTGAATTCCTCGACAAATTCCAAGAATAGGCTTATTTTCTTCCATTGCGTATTGAATTAATTGAAAATCAAATTGATCTCGCTGTGGAAAAGTTTCTCCTAATTTTGGAGATGGTTCTTCGTTGTAATTTAGTGGTGAGACATCTTGTCCACCGGAGAGAAGAATGGCATCGACAGCTCGAACCTGTTCTCTGACAATTTCTTTATCTTCATTCAATGGAATCATCAATGGAATGCCTCCATTTTGGACAACAGAATCAATGTAATCATCATTGACATAGGCACGGTGATAGCCAGCAAAATTTCCAGAACTGTCGGTGATGATATTTCCAGAGATTCCAATGATTGGTTTTTTCATAAAATCAACTCCTTTTCTATTCAACATACAAAACCTATATAATATATAGTATTTTCAGTATAGCAATAAAAAATAGGGAAAGCAAGCGAATTTGAAAATAGTTCAATTTTTTTATAAAGCTTGTATAATAAAGGAAGAGAGTGTGGAAGAGAATCGGTGAGGTATAAAAATTACAGCAATTCAAGAAAGGAAAAGGAATCCCGTCTTCCGTCGAAGTACTATGAAAGTTCCG
This region of Lachnospiraceae bacterium oral taxon 096 genomic DNA includes:
- a CDS encoding transposase, which codes for MYLTVKQQVKHLSKEDYITIRELCHTAKNLANEAIYNVRQHYFTEGEFLKYEKNYTLLKNSPNYKALNSNMAQQILKEVDGSFQSFFGLLKLVKQGKYAFMDCKLPHYLPKDGYTTLIIGFVRLKGNQLILPFSNSFKKTHKSVEITIPPILLDKTIKEIRMIPKANARFFEIQYIYEAECIQRNLNTNNALALDLGINNLVTAVSNSGQSFIIDGKRLKSINQWFNKENARLQSIKDKQHFSRKPTNRQKAVARNRNNKVNDYMNKTARRVIDYCIINNIGTLVVGYNETFQHNSHIGKQNNQNFVNIPYGQLRNKLEYLCKRNDIVFVKQEESYTSKSSFWDRDDLPVYNADNPKEYPFSGRRLHRGLYKTASGKTINADVNGALNIMRKSSVVDMNILYSRGEVDTPIRIRIA
- a CDS encoding APC family permease, which codes for MNNSTKKMTFWSIVFLTINSIIGTGIFLSPGGVSKQAGSFAPFIYICAAIFAAVLAVTFAAASKYVVRNGAAYSYTKAAFGDNAGLFIGVTRFVSSGIAWGVMATGVVKNVLSILGLNDKDSIQVTIGFLVLMLILLFINLKGTAFLTIISNLSTIGKMAALGITIIAGFIIIVTTGQNHMHEIDALTDASGKAFISKMNSTIFVTAVISAFYAFTGFESVASGASDMENPEKNLPRAIPLAIGIIAAIYFGIVFVAMMINPVALVTSKDVVVLAAVFHNRLIKGIIVLGALVSMFGINVAASFHTPRVCEAMAKDGIMPSIFAKRNSKDIPLNAFILTAALAIIIPMSFRYDMQGIMIISSIARFAQFIIVPLSVIVFFLGKQKEDIIDAQKNVITDVIFPALSVVLTLILLYKFNWKGQFSLSNANGTESLNWYAIIAMLIGYVVLPIVAYFYSKKQHLK
- a CDS encoding gamma-glutamyl-gamma-aminobutyrate hydrolase family protein, yielding MLNRKGVDFMKKPIIGISGNIITDSSGNFAGYHRAYVNDDYIDSVVQNGGIPLMIPLNEDKEIVREQVRAVDAILLSGGQDVSPLNYNEEPSPKLGETFPQRDQFDFQLIQYAMEENKPILGICRGIQIINTYFGGSLYQDLSDFENKVIMHNQAKNPQLPTHTVTIERNSKLFEIFKEEKLLTNSFHHQAVKEVGKGLAVTARTSDGIIEAIEHRDYPFLIAIQWHPEMLHKSVAKMNLIFSALIVTAGGKKDE